The following DNA comes from Rhodoligotrophos appendicifer.
GTTGCGCCGCACACGATCGTTCAAATCCTGATCTGAGGCAGACGAACCACCTTGACCGCCTCTTGTCTGGTCGCGACCGCCGTTCTGCTGGCGATTATCGTTCGAACGATTGTTCTGCTGCTGGTCACGGCTGGGGGTCTGGTTGTTCTCCTGACGCTCCTGCTGACGATTGTTCTGGCGCTCCTGCTGCTCCTTTTGGCGCTGCTGGCGCTGCTCTTGCTGTTCCTTTTGACGCTGCTCGCGCTGCTCTTGCTGACGATTGTTCTGCTGCTCCTGCTGGCGCTGCTTCTGGCGCGTATTCTGTTCGTCGCCCTGCTGCTTCTGGCGTTGCTGGCGTTGCTCCTGCTGTTCCTTCTGGCGCTGCTGGCGCTGCTCCTGTTGTTCCTTCTGACGCTGCTCGCGCTGCTCCTGCTGACGATTGTTCTGACGCTCTTGCTGCTGGCGCTGCTTCTGGTTCTGGTTCTGGCGGGTATTTTGATCATCATCAGAGTTCTGCCGCTGCTGCTTTTGCTGCTGGCGCTCTTGCTGCTGCTGCTGCTTTTGCTGCTGGCGATTGTTCTGCCGCTCCTGCTGTTCCTGCTGGCGGTTGTTTTGCCGCTCCTGCTGTTTCTGCTGCTTCTCTTGTTGACGCTCCTGTTGTTTCTGCTGCTTACGCTGCTGTTGCGAATCCTGATCTTGTTCGCCGTTGGATTGGGCGCTGACGAAGGCGGTCGGGCTTGCGCTCAGAATCAGCGCCGCCGCAAAGGCCGCCATTACGTTTCGCTTTCTCATTCAAATCTCCCATTGGGGTCTTAATTTCCGGTACGCCTGATCCGCCCATGAAGCGCACCGCTGCATGGCTGTCATTTTTGGCAGCGCGCCTGAACAATGCCTGAACGCGCGGGTGGTTCCGGGGCAGGGGCCAGTCAGCTGATAAGAGAAATTTAACCAAAGCAGCCCTTCGTTAACGTTGGCACTGAGGCGCAGTTGCCGCAGCCGGGCGGGGGCTCTAGCTTCCGTGTCCGCGACGAAGAGGTGAGTTCGGTGTTCGTCCAGAAGGGAAGCTGCCGCCACTATCGCGATTCCGTCTTGCTGGGCATGGCATGCCAGAAGGGGGTGGCCGTTCTTGAGCACTGCCAAGCAGCTGGAGGTGGGATCGATACGCTCCCCTGCAAATCGCATGGGAGAGGTTGCTTCACCTGCACCCTCTATCAGGAACCGAGCACCCAAGAGCTCGAAGAACAAGCTCGGTTCTTCCATGAGGCGCTCGAACGGGCGGCGACGGTGCGCCGAACCCTCAGCCAGGCTGACCCCCGACCCGGGAGTTCCGGAAGTCTTCCTTGTCCCGTATGTGGGGAAAAGCTGAGTTGGAGCCGCGATGGTCAGGGAGAAATATCCGCCCGGTGTTCGACAGATGGTTGCGTCTCCTTTCCCTTCACCGAGGGCGAGCCGCCGCCCATGCGTCGACAACTGCTCACCGAACAGCGGCTCAGTCGAAAGCCGACGAGATTAACCAAATAATAAACAAACATTATCGACTCTCTTAACGATTGGGTAAGGTTAAGGCGTCGTTAAGGCCAGCTGTGCTCGAGGAGGCCAAATGGAGAGCAGCCGGTTGTCTCGCCTTGCCCTGCGGCGGGAAGGCGAGTGGGGGATTGGTGCGTCGGGTTGCTGGACCCGTAGCAAAGACAAGGTGGAATCGGAACTCACACCACTTGTGAGGGTGGTTGAGACGTTCGAAGATCTGGAGCGCGTCTTCGCGCTGCGGAACGCGGCTGCTCTTGCAGGAGATCCGCCACCGACGAAAGATACTGAAATCGATGAGTCCGATTTCGGGGCCACGCATCTTGTAGGCTTCGTCGGCCCCAGGGCCGTCGCCAGTCTGCGACTCCGAGTCTGCGGCAGGGAGGCTATCCTTGATCGGTTTGTCATCATGGCGTCCCACAATCGGAGGCTGTTTGCTCAGCTGAGAGACCTGGCCCTGACGCTGTGCCAGGCTCGGAATGTGACGATTGTCACCGACGAAACGTCCGAGGCTGCGCGTTCCGTCATGAATATTCGTGATGGCAGGCTGGCAGTCGGCACAATGGGAGCGGACGGCCGTCGATCCGTAACGAAGGATGGGATATCTTGATGGCAGATAAGAAGCAAAACTCCGCCCAGCTTAGCGACAGATATCCAACCCGAAGCATCGCGCGTTTACGACCGATCAGTCGCGGTGCCACTGTCATGGTCATCGGGGGTCATCAGGAGCAGGCCTGCGGTGACGACAAGAATATGCGAAGATCGGAATTTGCCAGAAGCAATGGTAGGGGCATGTTTACGCTGTCAAACACTAACGCACCTCGCTCCGGTAAGCTGAGTTAGGATAAGACTTCCGTGAACAGAGACCATGCGTGCGGCTGTTTGCCCCGCGAACCAGAAAATTCTGACGGGAACACTCCGAAAAGTTAGCGGCCGGCCGTAACGGTGGGGATCTCGTAACGAACGCGAGGTCCCCCCGTTGCAGGTAAGCCGTTCATCTGGCCGCCGCTTGTCCGGCTGTTGGCGCGACGGGATAGTTCATCGTCTTCACTTGCAGTGCCGAGATGACCTGCTCGCCAAAGCGTGAAAGCGATCCCTGCTTCACCGCGTCATCCGCCGCTTCGCCAGCAATTGCCTCGCAATAGCCAATGATGAGCGCATTTGCGACGTCTGCTGGTTTTACGTTTTTCTGCCCGAGCTGAGCATAGAGATCGTCCGTCAAGGTTATCACTTTTGCTGCGCTGAGCTCCAGGTTGGTCGGAGTGCCTAAAGCGGTCTTTGCGGCCGCAACCAGATCGGCCGGCACAGCCTGCACGGCCGCCGATGGACATGAGAAGCTGACGGCTTCCTGAGCGGGTAGGCGGATGGTTAGTGATCGGCCGAGAGGGATGGCCCAAACGATCCCCATTTCAGTGCTGGGCGAAACTTCATCATTGAAGAGATATGACGAGACGTTGACGGCGAAACGCTTCAACTCGGCGGCCTTGGCCGCATCCGTCGCGTCAGACGCAGCCACGCGAGGGCAGTAGGCGGCTACAAGGTTATTGACGACCTGGGCGTTGCTCGCATTAGGCTCGTCCGAGCGATAGGTGCCGACCAGTCGTGGAATGTCTACGCTGGACGTCAGCAAAGTGCCGCTGGCGACCTCGTCAAAGGCTGCATCGACATCGCTGTTGGACTGACCGCCTACCTGAGGACAATCAAAGTTCGACGCCTGCTGATCATCGTAGACTGGGAGCGACATGGTGGTACGCCAGGTCGCCACCATCCGCGGATTTGCATTTGTCAGGCCCTCATTGCCCCACATGGTGCGGACGTAATTGGTCAGATCAGCGATCTGCCGATCGGAGAACTCCCCAGCGAAAGACGGCATGTCGACTAAGCCATCATGTGCTGCAATCCCTTGGAGGATGACGCTAATCACATTGTAAGGCTCCGCCGCGGTGACCGCCGGGTTATCCTTCAAGGGAGGCACCGCGCCAGGCATGCCAACGCCGCCCTCCTGGTGACAGCTCATGCAATTATCGACGTAGAGCTCGGCCGCTCCTGGCGCTTCGGCAACAAGGACAGTGTCCGCGTTCTTGGGGGCCCCGGTCTTGCCCAGGAGATAGGTGGCCACCGCTTCGACGTCGGCGTCTTCCAGCTTAGCGAGACTATCGTGAACGACTTCATACATCGGCCCCAAAACCGTCGAGTCCTTTGATGCGCCGTCTTTAAGAAATTGCACGAGCTGGGGTTTCGTCCATCCCTCGCGTCCCAGGCCCTGCGGCGAGATATTCGGTGCAAACCACGTATCGATCTTCGCTCCCTGGAGAGCCTTGCTCGATTCGGTCGCTCCCATCAAATTGCGGGGTGTATGGCAGTCGCCGCAGTGACCCAAGGCATCAACGAGGTAAGCGCCACGATTCCAGTCCGCACCCTCAGAGGGATCGGGCTCAAAGCGACCAGGTCGAAAGTTCAACTCGCGCCAGACCATCATGCCCATGCGAACATTGAACGGAAATTCGAGCCCATTGGGCATGTCGGGCCGGCTCACCGCCGGAATGGTCTTCACGTAAGCCCACAAGGCCTTCATGTCGTCGTCGGTGATCTTGGTATAGCTATCAAATGGCATGCCGGGATAGAGATATTTGCCGTCCGCGCGGATCCCGTTCCGCACCGCATTCTCGAACTGTTCAAAGGTCCAGTCACCGATTCCGCTGTCGCGATCTGAAGTAATATTGACTGAATACAAGGTCCCGAAGGGGGTGTTCAGAGGTAAGCCGCCAGCGAAGGGCTGGCCACCGACGGCCGTATGACACGGCATGCAGTCCCCGGCCGTAGCGATGTAGCGTCCTCGTTCCACGAGAGTCGCATCCGCCGTGTCCTGCGCAACAGCTGGCACTACACAAGCGGTGGACAAGAGAAGGGTCAGTAAACCTGCACGTACCGCTGTCATCGTTTCGCCCCGCATTGTCGCTCTCTGCCGTCAGCATCGTGCCTAGAACGCCTGTGAACAAGTTGATTTCACAGAACCGTTCTAATTTCTAGACTCTTACAAAGGAATGAAATCCTCCTCGGGCCAGCGTGCATCGAGGTCCTGTCAAACAAACTGCGCAGCCGTGTTTGTGCCGGCCTGAGAATGGCCGCCAGAGGCGGCAGGGCAGTCAGACGTTGAATGTTAGTGAATTGTGATGGCGAAGCTCGGAGCCATTTCGCGTCAGTGGCGTTAGAATTGTGACAGCGGACAGGGGCTTCCGTCCCATCGCTCGTAAGGTGCTGAGGCACCGGAGGATTGAACATGAGAAATTGGCTTTTGGGTGCGGCAGGCGCTGTGGTCCTGGGTCTCGGATTTATGACGAATTCGCCAGCTTCCGCGGCCTCTCTTGGCGCCTTGAACCTGAGCGACCAGATGCGGGCCGCAGCATCTAATCCGCTGGTCCACGAGGTGGCCAGCCGACGCTATCGAGGTGGCGGCGGTTATCGGGGGGGTCATCGAGGGTACAATCGGAGGGCCTACAACAGGGGCGGCTACCGTGGAGGCCAGCGGTATCGCCATGGCGGCGGCTGGAACGGTCGACACGGCTGGAATCGGCGCCACGGTTGGAATAGACGCAACGGGTGGAATCGCCGCCATGGATGGTATGGCGGCGGAGGTGGTGGGTGGGGCTATTGGGGCCCGGGCGCCTATTTCGGACTTGGCCTAGGCGCGGCGGCTCTCGCAGCTCCATACTACTACGGCGGCTATGGTTATAATGATTATGGTTATGCGCCGGCCTACAGTGGCGGTGGTGGACTCGAGCCATGGAGCCCGGAGTGGTACCGCTACTGTTCTTCGCGCTACCGCAGCTTCAATCCGGGTACAGGCTATTTCACAGCCTATTCGGGTCGGAAGATCTTCTGCCGCTAATCCTGCATCAGAGATGATGAGGGCGGGCCGGAATCATCCGGCCCGCCCTCATCTGATCAAAAAAGACCCAAGCCAAGTATCCCGATCACAATCAAATAAATCGCAACCACATAGTTCAGCAGCCTGGGCATCACCAGGATCAACACTCCGGCGACCAGAGCGATGATCGGCTGAATCAAATGTGGCTCTAACGTAATATTCATATGAAGCTCCATCCCCACGACATCCGGTGCATCTTGCAGAGTGTCTCACATTAGACAAGGCGCACTGTCTGCCTGGATGGAGAAAAACCCCGGCGGGGGATGCGCCGGGGTTTTTGTGAGGTCGATTCCGCGGGGGGAGGAACCGTTCTGACCTCTCCGATCGCAGGGGATGAACGATCGTATGCAGTCAAAACGTCTCTCCATCTCCGGAGTTCCAACCGCGCGATCACAAATCTGTGAAAATATGATCAGTCGTTTTTCACGGTCACCGTCGCGGTTAAACCAGCCACAAGGCGCAGATCAGGGGGGAGGTTTTCCAGGGAAATGCGCACCGGAACTCTCTGGGCCAAGCGCACCCATGTGAAATTGGGATCGACATTCGCAAGGAGACCGACCTGATCAACGCCCGCCTCGGCGATGCCGCGACTCACGCCCTGCACGCGGCCGGCAAGCTTGATACCCCCTGCCATCAGGAGCACTTCTGCTGCCGCACCGTCACGGATAGCAGGGAGCTTGGTTTCCATGAAATAGGCGTAGACATAGTAGCTGTCGCTATCGATAATCGCCATTACCGGTGTGCCGGTGGTCGCGTAATCGCCGACACTGGCCGTCAGATTAGTGATAAATCCGTTCACCGGAGATCGAACCGTACTCCGCTCAAGATTGATCTGCGCGGTTTTTAGGGCAGCCTGAGCTTGATCAAGCTCCGCCGCCGCAACGGCAGCCGTGGCACGAGAGGTTTCGACCTGCACCTGGGAGATCGCCCCGGCATCCGATTTTGCCACCTGCTCGTCGCGAGCCGCATTGTCGCTGGCAAGACGCAAGCTTGCCTTCTTGTTCTCCACCAGAGCCTGAGCTTCGGCGAGAGCCGCCTGGAAACGATCGGGCTCGATGACGAAGACCACGTCACCTTTCCGCACCCGCTGATTATCGATGACATTGAGAGTGGAAATCAGGCCGGGGACATCCGGGGCGAGATTGAGGATCGTCGCGCGCACACGCGCGTCCCTTGTCCAAGGCTCATACATATAGAAATCCCACAACTTCCAGGCAATCACCAGGGCACCCATGGTCATGATGAGCGTCACGGCAACGCGAACCATCTGATTACCTACAGCCACCGCGGGACTCCTGAGAAAATCATGCCACCCAGCAGGACGATGAACAGGGCGACGTCGAACAATGGACGGTGCCAGACAAACCGGTCCAGGCCCGATCGGCGCATGACCCAGCGCAGGGCGAAGAAAGGGATGAAGGTGAGCAGAATCCACAACGCCAAAGTCGGCAGGTAAAATCCGAAAACATCGAGCGGCTGGAGACTCTCGACATTGAGGCTGCTCATGAAAGCGTCTGCGTCAGGAAACGACGATCGGTGTTCAGGCGATCCAACATAAAACGCATCGACGCCAGCACATGGGCGAGTGAAATCGTCTGCTGGGCCCCGACGTCCATGGGAGATGCCGCAAGTTCGCCATAGGCGGAAGTGACTGACCTCGAGGCGTCATCGACAAGCGACTCTCGGCTTTCGGTGGATTGTGCTCGAAGCAGTTCCTCGAAGCCGACTGCGAGGTTGTCTAGACATTTCTCCACTGCTGCCCTGGCCGAAGAGGGCAGGGTGACGTCCGCCGCCCTAGCCTTCAATCTGATCATCTCCAAACTCATCGACGCCGCCCCGAAACTCGCCCCAAGGATTTCGTCATCCGCTGGGTTGGTTAGGTCAAGGCGCGGCATGAGCTCCAGCAAAGGGATGAAGATGGGCAAACGAGCACCATACTCCGGTCGTTCGCCACGGGCGGCAGCCGGCAGGGAGGCAACTACTCGTTGCCATTCTCGCTTGCGGCTGACTTGGGGATTGTAGGGAAGAATGAGGTTGATCGCGAGCACACCCCCGCTCATGCCGAGCAGTAAACCCGTCGAATTGTCGATGTATTGGGAGACATCGAAACTTGGGACATTGGTGAGCCCCAGCTGCGAAGAAAAAAAAGCGGAGAACACTGCGGCGACGAACGCATATTGCGGAATTGACATAAACAGGCCGGCAGGGATCAGGACAATCCCCAAAAGGGAGGCCAACATCACGAAGTCATCAAGACTTGGCAAAATGAAAGCCATGCCAAAAAAAGCAAGCACTACTGCGGCTGCGACTGCAGCGACAAAGCTCAAGGCAAGTCTGCCTGGATTCTCTGCGGTGACAAAGAAGACCATCATCACTGCCAAGCCAGTCATCGCCATAGCGCCAGCCGTCCAAGCTGTGGCAATCCAGAACACCCCGATTAGGCTTGGGGCGGCTGCCGCACGGGCAGCCTGAAGAAGGGCGGCGCGTTTGTTGCGCTCTATGGCGGCCACGATCAAGGGGACCGATGCCTGCGCTGTCGGCGCACCCGTCGCTGCAGCAACCACCCGCGCCAGGCTTTCAACCATATCGCCCGTACGTTCGATCACAAGCAACGCATCCGCCAAAGGATCAAGTGGGGCAATACCCGCCATAGATTCGAGGTTCGATCTTGCCTCCGCGATTATCGACCGACAACGATCGAGGGCTGCCTGAGCACCTGCACCGTGCGGACCCATTGGATCGCCGGCTATACTCTCCAAAAGCGCGGAAATCTCCTCAAGCGTTGGATCCAGGTGAGAGGCCATTTTACGATCTTCATGACAACGAAGATCGGCCAGTCGGACAAACAGGCCGCGGGCGACGGACAGAAGACCAAGAAACGCCCTCATCATCCGTGAGAGCGGCTCTTCCAATGTTTGCAATTCTGGCGTCTCAAAGACGGCATAGGATCGCAAGGCATCAAACTTGATGACGTCGGCAGCCATTTTCCGTCGAGTCTGGGCAAATGCCTCAGCGGGGGTGTCGGCCTTGAGTGTCATGGAGGCATAGTGAGCGAGGGAGGAAAACAGCACTTGCATGGAGGCACGCAGGCTATCACTCGCATAGCGCGGAAATATCAAGGCGCTGACAAGACCTACACAAACGATTCCCAGGCTCACCTCGGTGATGCGATCAACGGCGAGATTCCAAGCCTGATCGGGCTGAGCCGCCGAGCCAAAGCCGACCAAGAGCGCGGAATATGCCGCTAGAGCAAATCCGTACGAGGCGAAGTTGCGGGCGAGAGTGGCAAAATACGCGCAAGCGGCGAGCCACACAGCCATTGTGCCCAGAAATAAAGGACCCGACTGCGCAAATAGACCGAGCGCCAAAATGGCAAAGGCTGCTCCACATCCCGTACCGATGAGGCGGTATGCACCTTTGGCCCAAACGGCACCAAGGAGCGGCTGAGCAAGGAGATAGACGGTGATAATCGACCATTGTGGCTCCTTGACCTCAAGCCAGTAGGAGCAGACCAGGGCCAAAATCGCAGCCGCAAATGTCTTCAAGGAAAAAATCAAATTTTGGAGAGTGAACGGGGCGGAAAGAAAAGCGCCTATCCATGCAACTTCCCTGGCGAATTCCGCCTTCGCTGCCATACCCGCCGATCCTCGCCACAATGGAATCCATTTTCCCGGGAACGAGGAAAATGGCAAGGCGCCAGACGAGCCTTCCCCAGCAGCCTGCAAGGGTCATTCTTTCTCTGCTCAGCTAAGATGGCGATCACCAATTGTAACGAAGTATATCAGTCTGAAAATCTGTTACTTTTGGTTACAATTTGTTAACTACGATCCCTATGATTTCCAGCCCATGATCACCATAGCGACACAATTCCAATTTACTTAAAGATGCGACTTCGGGGAATGATTTCAGCTAGGTGCTTCAATGACGCGAACTATCTATGAGCTTGGAAGGCGCCAGAAGACTGTTATTTTCGACATTATCCTTTATGCATCCTGTGCAGTAGTTGCTTATGGTTTTCTGACGGTGATCCAGTGGAACTAAGACAATCAGAGCGCCAGGAACCTGCAAAAGACGGATCCGCAGCTTCGAGCCATTTTGCAGCGAAGAGCCCCGGGAGTCAG
Coding sequences within:
- a CDS encoding c-type cytochrome translates to MTAVRAGLLTLLLSTACVVPAVAQDTADATLVERGRYIATAGDCMPCHTAVGGQPFAGGLPLNTPFGTLYSVNITSDRDSGIGDWTFEQFENAVRNGIRADGKYLYPGMPFDSYTKITDDDMKALWAYVKTIPAVSRPDMPNGLEFPFNVRMGMMVWRELNFRPGRFEPDPSEGADWNRGAYLVDALGHCGDCHTPRNLMGATESSKALQGAKIDTWFAPNISPQGLGREGWTKPQLVQFLKDGASKDSTVLGPMYEVVHDSLAKLEDADVEAVATYLLGKTGAPKNADTVLVAEAPGAAELYVDNCMSCHQEGGVGMPGAVPPLKDNPAVTAAEPYNVISVILQGIAAHDGLVDMPSFAGEFSDRQIADLTNYVRTMWGNEGLTNANPRMVATWRTTMSLPVYDDQQASNFDCPQVGGQSNSDVDAAFDEVASGTLLTSSVDIPRLVGTYRSDEPNASNAQVVNNLVAAYCPRVAASDATDAAKAAELKRFAVNVSSYLFNDEVSPSTEMGIVWAIPLGRSLTIRLPAQEAVSFSCPSAAVQAVPADLVAAAKTALGTPTNLELSAAKVITLTDDLYAQLGQKNVKPADVANALIIGYCEAIAGEAADDAVKQGSLSRFGEQVISALQVKTMNYPVAPTAGQAAAR
- a CDS encoding BA14K family protein gives rise to the protein MRNWLLGAAGAVVLGLGFMTNSPASAASLGALNLSDQMRAAASNPLVHEVASRRYRGGGGYRGGHRGYNRRAYNRGGYRGGQRYRHGGGWNGRHGWNRRHGWNRRNGWNRRHGWYGGGGGGWGYWGPGAYFGLGLGAAALAAPYYYGGYGYNDYGYAPAYSGGGGLEPWSPEWYRYCSSRYRSFNPGTGYFTAYSGRKIFCR
- a CDS encoding DUF3096 domain-containing protein yields the protein MNITLEPHLIQPIIALVAGVLILVMPRLLNYVVAIYLIVIGILGLGLF
- a CDS encoding efflux RND transporter periplasmic adaptor subunit; the protein is MAVGNQMVRVAVTLIMTMGALVIAWKLWDFYMYEPWTRDARVRATILNLAPDVPGLISTLNVIDNQRVRKGDVVFVIEPDRFQAALAEAQALVENKKASLRLASDNAARDEQVAKSDAGAISQVQVETSRATAAVAAAELDQAQAALKTAQINLERSTVRSPVNGFITNLTASVGDYATTGTPVMAIIDSDSYYVYAYFMETKLPAIRDGAAAEVLLMAGGIKLAGRVQGVSRGIAEAGVDQVGLLANVDPNFTWVRLAQRVPVRISLENLPPDLRLVAGLTATVTVKND
- a CDS encoding DUF1656 domain-containing protein; translation: MSSLNVESLQPLDVFGFYLPTLALWILLTFIPFFALRWVMRRSGLDRFVWHRPLFDVALFIVLLGGMIFSGVPRWL
- a CDS encoding FUSC family protein; amino-acid sequence: MAAKAEFAREVAWIGAFLSAPFTLQNLIFSLKTFAAAILALVCSYWLEVKEPQWSIITVYLLAQPLLGAVWAKGAYRLIGTGCGAAFAILALGLFAQSGPLFLGTMAVWLAACAYFATLARNFASYGFALAAYSALLVGFGSAAQPDQAWNLAVDRITEVSLGIVCVGLVSALIFPRYASDSLRASMQVLFSSLAHYASMTLKADTPAEAFAQTRRKMAADVIKFDALRSYAVFETPELQTLEEPLSRMMRAFLGLLSVARGLFVRLADLRCHEDRKMASHLDPTLEEISALLESIAGDPMGPHGAGAQAALDRCRSIIAEARSNLESMAGIAPLDPLADALLVIERTGDMVESLARVVAAATGAPTAQASVPLIVAAIERNKRAALLQAARAAAAPSLIGVFWIATAWTAGAMAMTGLAVMMVFFVTAENPGRLALSFVAAVAAAVVLAFFGMAFILPSLDDFVMLASLLGIVLIPAGLFMSIPQYAFVAAVFSAFFSSQLGLTNVPSFDVSQYIDNSTGLLLGMSGGVLAINLILPYNPQVSRKREWQRVVASLPAAARGERPEYGARLPIFIPLLELMPRLDLTNPADDEILGASFGAASMSLEMIRLKARAADVTLPSSARAAVEKCLDNLAVGFEELLRAQSTESRESLVDDASRSVTSAYGELAASPMDVGAQQTISLAHVLASMRFMLDRLNTDRRFLTQTLS